A stretch of DNA from Mesorhizobium onobrychidis:
GCTGGCGCTTGCAGCAATCGCCCTGATGCCGCTGTCTCAAGCGCTTGGCGCCGACTACGATCCGCCGATCTATGTCGACCAGGCGCCGGACTATGTGCCGGTCGAAGTCGGTTCGGGATGGTATCTGCGCGGCGATGTCGCCTATTTGCCGGAAAAGAGCTTCGACAATGAGGACTTCGCCTTCGCGCCAGCGGACTTCGAAGAAGAAGAAGATCGCATCTTCGCCAGCATCGGCTTCGGCTACCATTTCAACGATTATCTGCGCGCCGATCTCAATCTCGGCTATCTGCCCGGCAACGAGATCAGCGTCAGCTATGACAACGGAGCGACCGTGGCGTCGGCGGACCTGGAAAACTATGCCTTCTCGGGCATGCTCAACGGGTATGTCGACCTTGGCACCTATGTCGGGATCACGCCCTATCTCGGCGCCGGCATCGGTATTGTCCAGAGCAATCGCCGCCTCTCGGCGGACCACTTCACAAACAACGGCAACCCCGCCGACGATTTCGTCCGGGATGACGACAAGACCCAGTACTCTTTCGCCTATACGCTGAATGCCGGCCTTGCCTACCAAGTGAGCAAGAACGTCTCCATCGATCTCGGCTATCAGTATTTTTCCGCACCTGACGCAGAATATGGGACTGCTGAGAGCCTGACTTCTTATCCGACCCGCAAAGGCATCAATAACCACCAAGTCAAGGTCGGGCTGCGCTACGATCTCTGGTAGGCATGGCGAAAGCCTCGGAAATGCCAGCGGCGGACTTCGGTCCGTCGTTCTGTTTTTCGGTGAGGACGCGGCAGTATCCTGCCAGCGACAAAAACTTTCCCCTTGACGCCGGAAGCCTGAACGCATATCGCCGTCCGTGGGCCACCCCTCCCCAACGAGGGGCCACTATCTGGAAGGATAGACCACGATGACGACGCATACGAAGCCCGGACTCCGTCCGGAAAATCCCAATTTTTCTTCAGGTCCCTGCGCAAAACGTCCCGGCTGGTCGGTCGAGGCGCTGGCCAATGCCGCGCTCGGACGCTCGCACCGCGCCAAGATCGGCAAGACCAAGCTCGAACAGGCGATCGAGCT
This window harbors:
- a CDS encoding outer membrane protein, which gives rise to MTVKSRIALALAAIALMPLSQALGADYDPPIYVDQAPDYVPVEVGSGWYLRGDVAYLPEKSFDNEDFAFAPADFEEEEDRIFASIGFGYHFNDYLRADLNLGYLPGNEISVSYDNGATVASADLENYAFSGMLNGYVDLGTYVGITPYLGAGIGIVQSNRRLSADHFTNNGNPADDFVRDDDKTQYSFAYTLNAGLAYQVSKNVSIDLGYQYFSAPDAEYGTAESLTSYPTRKGINNHQVKVGLRYDLW